A region from the Symphalangus syndactylus isolate Jambi chromosome 2, NHGRI_mSymSyn1-v2.1_pri, whole genome shotgun sequence genome encodes:
- the LOC134733636 gene encoding uncharacterized protein yields the protein MEGRRGSRPEREKRRIPQKEEGAASRKEPYKWAAFKYLSILRILVELHPGRWRKSPAPSHPAHRLSESPADSEGLVGRSPRVDCALSPLRRPWSSLSCQGHHLGEGTNGPFLLFLSGTKAERWRAIRSTHVIFPLTKKPGGERGGRRPSFLADRAPPGAAAERLLDPGGPRRLGAGEARPAQRGRWCQRCRARRVPAAATSPPVGLAARRGRPGVLRPASPHRELEGAGAGRALRGCLPPRALRGCPTPSSSGSRCLHHVRQRFLAS from the exons GAGCCCTACAAATGGGCAGCTTTCAAATATTTGTCCATTTTACGTATCCTTGTGGAACTTCACCCC GGTCGCTGGAGGAAAAGTCCCGCCCCATCCCACCCCGCCCATAGGCTTTCCGAGAGCCCGGCCGACTCGGAGGGGCTGGTGGGTCGGTCCCCGCGTGTGGACTGCGCGCTGAGCCCCCTCAGGCGACCGTGGTCTTCGCTCTCCTGTCAAGGGCATCACTTAGGGGAAGGAACGAACGGccctttcttgctttttctctctggGACCAAAGCAGAGCGCTGGAGAGCCATTCGGAGCACCCACGTTATTTTTCCTCTTACTAAGAAGCCgggcggggagaggggaggaCGCAGACCCTCGTTCCTCGCGGACAGAGCCCCGCCCGGCGCCGCGGCAGAGCGGCTGCTGGACCCGGGTGGGCCCCGGCGGCTCGGGGCGGGGGAGGCGCGCCCCGCCCAGCGCGGCCGCTGGTGTCAGCGTTGCCGCGCCCGGCGGGTCCCTGCGGCCGCTACGTCCCCGCCCGTCGGCCTTGCTGCGCGGAGGGGGCGGCCAGGTGTCCTGCGGCCGGCGTCCCCGCACCGGGAGCTGGAGGGAGCCGGGGCCGGGCGGGCGCTCCGGGGCTGCCTTCCTCCCCGCGCCCTGCGGGGCTGTCCAACGCCTTCCAGCTCCGGCTCCCGCTGCCTGCACCATGTCCGCCAGAG atTCCTAGCTTCCTGA